One Nitrososphaerota archaeon DNA window includes the following coding sequences:
- a CDS encoding AAA family ATPase — MEIPAATEINGADAARRLSSLQSYPSGSAALDRLLGGGYKAGRVAEFFGKSNSGKTQLAMQAVLCAARAGVNSLFIDTEGSFRPERLEEVARVRGWKVEGLLERILFLRVDSFSEQMELVSRMGRREATRACRVVVLDTLTRNFSLELPGSSNLASRQGAINVHLSQMARDAYLNGRAYVLTNRVTFGPSKEVSIGGSTVEQLVGACVRLERDGDRVRATHLGTGESAIASLGPGGVD, encoded by the coding sequence GTGGAAATTCCAGCAGCGACAGAAATCAACGGCGCCGACGCTGCAAGGCGGCTCTCTTCTCTGCAGTCATATCCCAGCGGTTCTGCTGCGCTGGACAGGCTCCTAGGAGGAGGATACAAGGCAGGAAGAGTGGCGGAGTTCTTCGGGAAGAGCAACAGCGGGAAGACCCAGCTCGCGATGCAGGCGGTGCTCTGCGCGGCGAGGGCAGGAGTGAATTCGCTCTTCATCGATACCGAAGGGAGCTTCAGGCCGGAGAGGCTAGAGGAGGTCGCAAGGGTCAGAGGATGGAAGGTGGAGGGGCTTCTCGAAAGGATCCTGTTCCTGAGGGTCGATTCGTTCTCGGAGCAGATGGAGCTGGTCTCCCGGATGGGAAGGAGAGAGGCGACCCGCGCCTGCCGAGTCGTGGTCCTCGACACCCTGACGCGCAACTTTTCGCTAGAGCTCCCGGGAAGCTCCAATCTGGCAAGCAGGCAGGGTGCAATCAACGTCCATCTCAGCCAGATGGCCAGAGACGCGTACCTCAATGGGAGGGCCTACGTCCTGACCAACCGGGTCACCTTCGGCCCGTCGAAGGAGGTGAGCATCGGCGGAAGCACGGTCGAGCAACTTGTCGGCGCCTGCGTCAGGCTCGAGAGGGACGGGGACAGGGTGAGGGCCACGCATCTCGGGACGGGGGAAAGTGCGATCGCATCCCTGGGCCCGGGCGGAGTCGATTGA
- a CDS encoding U6 snRNA-associated Sm-like protein LSm6 produces the protein MNSQPPPQAKRPLNVLQKAINKQVSVRLKSEIEYKGKMSNVDPYMNVILVDAEESENGSKKANYGKVVIRGNNVLYIRIEDRL, from the coding sequence ATGAATTCTCAGCCTCCTCCACAGGCCAAACGTCCTCTCAACGTGCTCCAGAAGGCGATCAACAAACAGGTGTCCGTCCGGCTGAAGAGCGAGATCGAATACAAGGGCAAGATGTCGAACGTCGACCCTTACATGAACGTGATACTGGTTGACGCGGAGGAGTCAGAAAACGGCTCGAAGAAGGCCAACTACGGGAAGGTCGTTATCCGGGGCAACAACGTCCTCTACATCAGGATAGAGGACAGACTCTAG
- a CDS encoding NFACT family protein, which produces MALVKEIESGLRGTYVNNIYTMGEAQLLRFRKPGGEEVWLVASPHLGVWVSSQASERTDTNEFTTNLRRELERTRFSGVRQVDLDRVFELTFGEGPELRRLIVELMPPGNVIVTDRGGRIIQLMREVRSPGRRLLKGMPYVPPGQRRTSPASVDARSVREMALAEKTVGRAIGRHVSLPRKYIAEVLHRLSLQDDSPSKMLDGRESELVGVFGELTRQATEDPHPCLCEVGSGDEIFVIVPTAFKVKREASSLSSLCDELLLPEVLSKTMEEETPEEVARRELKTAIEKLKAEEEALVAEASKLRAAAREVAGASSGEGALALLKTMGIGPRKQPTSPAAAASLVYDRAKDLDAKASAVGKAIDRLVKKTPRKSGREEARTKKFSRRKQEWYEKFRWFRTSAGKLAIGGRDAHSNSTLVRRHLQDGDVAYHADLFGSPFFVLKGGKEQTDQEVIEVAQATVAFSSAWKTGLGTADAYWVEPSQVGTAAPSGEYLARGSFAIKGKKNFVTGNLVELAVGVDESGRVMAGPEAAISLNASRYVVMKPHREKGSETAKRVLNDLMKGTGERPFAIALDDVLRALPAGGGRVVRVSGGAQDRKPA; this is translated from the coding sequence TTGGCACTCGTCAAGGAAATAGAATCGGGCCTGCGAGGAACCTACGTTAATAACATTTACACGATGGGGGAGGCCCAACTCCTCCGCTTCCGCAAGCCGGGAGGAGAGGAGGTCTGGCTTGTCGCGTCTCCACATCTGGGGGTCTGGGTGTCCTCTCAGGCCTCGGAGAGGACGGATACGAACGAGTTCACTACAAATCTCCGGAGGGAGCTGGAAAGGACAAGATTCTCGGGGGTGAGGCAGGTGGACCTCGACAGGGTCTTCGAACTCACCTTCGGAGAGGGGCCAGAGCTGAGGAGGCTCATCGTCGAGCTGATGCCTCCCGGGAACGTCATAGTGACAGACCGCGGCGGGAGGATAATCCAGCTGATGCGAGAGGTGCGGTCCCCGGGCCGGAGGCTCCTGAAGGGGATGCCCTACGTACCCCCCGGACAGAGAAGGACGAGCCCGGCCTCGGTCGACGCCAGGAGCGTGCGCGAGATGGCGCTGGCCGAGAAGACGGTCGGCAGGGCGATAGGGAGGCACGTTTCCCTCCCGAGGAAGTACATCGCAGAGGTCCTTCACAGGCTGTCCCTTCAGGACGATTCTCCGTCCAAGATGCTGGATGGAAGGGAGTCGGAACTTGTGGGTGTATTCGGAGAGCTGACGAGGCAGGCTACCGAAGACCCGCACCCCTGCCTCTGTGAAGTCGGGTCGGGGGACGAAATCTTCGTTATCGTCCCCACTGCGTTCAAGGTCAAGAGAGAAGCGAGTTCCCTGTCGTCCCTCTGCGACGAGCTCCTACTCCCTGAAGTCCTGAGTAAGACGATGGAAGAAGAAACGCCGGAAGAGGTTGCCCGTCGAGAACTGAAGACGGCGATAGAGAAGCTGAAGGCTGAGGAGGAAGCCCTTGTGGCGGAAGCCTCGAAGCTTCGCGCGGCAGCCCGGGAAGTGGCTGGGGCGAGTTCGGGGGAGGGAGCGTTGGCGCTCCTGAAGACCATGGGGATAGGTCCGCGGAAACAGCCAACCTCCCCAGCCGCCGCAGCTTCCCTCGTCTATGACAGGGCGAAGGACCTGGACGCCAAGGCATCAGCAGTCGGAAAGGCGATCGACCGCCTGGTGAAGAAGACCCCTCGCAAGAGCGGTCGGGAGGAGGCTCGCACGAAAAAATTTTCGAGAAGGAAGCAGGAATGGTATGAAAAGTTCAGGTGGTTCCGCACGAGCGCGGGGAAGCTGGCCATTGGTGGAAGGGATGCGCACTCGAATTCGACCCTCGTAAGGCGCCACCTCCAGGACGGGGACGTCGCCTATCACGCTGACCTTTTCGGCTCACCATTCTTCGTCTTGAAAGGCGGGAAGGAGCAGACTGACCAGGAAGTCATCGAGGTCGCCCAGGCCACCGTAGCCTTCAGCAGCGCCTGGAAGACTGGATTGGGCACGGCGGACGCCTACTGGGTGGAGCCCTCCCAGGTGGGAACGGCAGCACCAAGCGGGGAATACCTGGCTCGAGGAAGCTTTGCGATAAAGGGAAAGAAGAACTTCGTCACGGGGAACCTCGTCGAGCTGGCCGTCGGGGTGGATGAGTCAGGCCGGGTGATGGCTGGGCCGGAAGCTGCTATCTCTCTGAACGCTTCGAGGTATGTCGTGATGAAGCCCCACAGGGAGAAGGGGTCGGAGACAGCCAAGAGGGTGCTCAACGACCTCATGAAGGGGACAGGGGAACGCCCCTTCGCGATTGCCCTGGACGACGTTCTTCGGGCCCTCCCGGCGGGGGGCGGCAGGGTCGTGAGGGTCTCAGGCGGCGCCCAGGACCGAAAACCCGCCTGA